Proteins found in one Camelus bactrianus isolate YW-2024 breed Bactrian camel chromosome X, ASM4877302v1, whole genome shotgun sequence genomic segment:
- the ZBTB33 gene encoding transcriptional regulator Kaiso, which yields METRKLISATDIQYSGSLLNSLNEQRGHGLFCDVTVIVEDRKFRAHRNILSASSTYFHQLFSVAGQVVELSFIRAEIFAEILNYIYSSKIVRVRSDLLDELIKSGQLLGVKFIAELGVPLSQVKSISGTAQDGNAETLPPGSSDKNLEIQKSKDEAQDNGATIMPIITESFSLSAEDYETKKIIVTDSDDDDDDVIFCSEILPAKETLPSTNAVAQVQPNPGSVAISDVAPCASNSSPPLTNITPTQKLPTSVNQATLSQTQGSEKVLVSSAPTHLTPNIILLNQTPLTTPPNVSSSLPNHMSPSINLLVQNQQPPNSAVLTGNKANEEEEEEIIDDDDDTISSSPDSAVSNTSLVPQADNPPNTTFDGSLIQKMQIPTLLQEPLNNSLKISDIITRNTNDPGLGSKHLMEGQKIITLDTATEIEGLSTGCKVYANIGEDTYDIVIPVKDDPDEGEARLENELPKTSSSETANKRMKVKHDDHYELIVDGRVYYICIVCKRSYVCLTSLRRHFNIHSWEKKYPCRYCEKVFPLAEYRTKHEIHHTGERRYQCLACGKSFINYQFMSSHIKSVHSQDPSGDSKLYRLHPCRSLQIRQYAYLSDRSGTMPVMKDDGVGYKVDAGKEPPVGTTSTPQNKPMTWEDIFIQQENDSIFKQNVTDGSTEFEFIIPESY from the coding sequence ATGGAGACTAGAAAACTGATTTCTGCTACAGACATTCAATACTCTGGCAGTCTGCTGAACTCCTTGAATGAGCAACGTGGCCATGGACTCTTCTGCGATGTCACTGTTATTGTGGAAGACCGAAAATTCCGAGCCCACAGGAACATTCTTTCAGCTTCCAGTACTTACTTCCATCAGCTCTTCTCAGTTGCTGGGCAAGTTGTTGAACTGAGCTTTATAAGAGCAGAGATCTTTGCAGAAATTCTCAATTATATCTATAGTTCTAAAATTGTTCGTGTTAGATCAGATTTACTTGATGAGTTAATTAAATCAGGGCAGTTATTAGGAGTTAAATTTATAGCAGAGCTTGGTGTTCCATTGTCACAGGTTAAAAGCATCTCAGGTACAGCTCAAGATGGTAATGCAGAAACCTTACCTCCTGGTTCTAGTGACAAGAAcctagaaatacaaaaatcaaaagaTGAAGCCCAAGATAATGGGGCTACTATAATGCCTATTATAACAGAGTCTTTTTCCTTATCTGCTGAAGATTATGAGACAAAAAAGATCATTGTTACCGATTcagatgatgatgacgatgacgtCATTTTCTGCTCTGAGATTCTGCCTGCAAAGGAGACTTTACCGAGTACCAATGCAGTGGCACAGGTCCAGCCTAACCCAGGCTCTGTTGCTATTTCAGATGTTGCACCTTGTGCTAGCAATAGCTCTCCCCCTTTAACAAATATCACACCTACTCAGAAACTTCCTACTTCTGTGAATCAGGCAACTCTGAGCCAAACACAAGGAAGTGAAAAAGTGCTGGTATCTTCGGCCCCGACACATCTGACTCCCAATATTATTTTGTTAAATCAGACACCACTTACTACACCACCAAATGTCAGTTCTTCACTTCCAAATCATATGTCTCCTTCAATCAATTTACTTGTGCAGAATCAGCAGCCACCAAACAGTGCTGTTTTAACAGGAAACAAGGCcaatgaagaggaagaggaggaaattatagatgatgatgatgacactATTAGCTCCAGTCCAGATTCAGCGGTCAGTAATACCTCTTTGGTCCCACAGGCTGATAACCCCCCAAATACCACTTTTGATGGATCATTGATACAGAAGATGCAAATTCCTACACTTCTGCAAGAGCCACttaacaattctttaaaaatttcagatATAATTACTAGAAACACTAATGATCCAGGTTTAGGATCAAAACATCTAATGGAGGGTCAGAAGATCATTACTTTAGATACAGCTACTGAAATCGAAGGCTTGTCGACGGGTTGCAAGGTTTATGCAAATATCGGTGAAGATACTTATGATATAGTGATCCCTGTCAAAGATGACCCTGACGAAGGGGAGGCCAGACTTGAGAATGAGCTACCAAAAACATCTAGCAGTGAGACGGCAAATAAACGTATGAAAGTAAAACACGATGATCACTATGAGTTAATAGTAGATGGAAGGGtctattatatatgtattgtatGCAAAAGGTCCTATGTCTGTCTGACAAGCTTGCGGAGACATTTTAACATTCATTCTTGGGAGAAGAAGTATCCTTGCCGTTACTGTGAGAAGGTATTTCCTCTTGCAGAATATCGCACAAAGCATGAAATTCATCACACAGGGGAGCGAAGGTATCAATGTTTGGCCTGTGGCAAATCTTTCATCAACTATCAGTTTATGTCTTCACACATAAAGTCAGTTCATAGTCAAGATCCTTCTGGAGACTCGAAGCTTTATCGTTTACATCCGTGCAGGTCTTTACAGATCAGACAATATGCATACCTTTCTGATAGGTCAGGCACTATGCCTGTGATGAAGGATGATGGTGTTGGGTATAAGGTTGATGCTGGGAAAGAACCTCCAGTAGGGACCACATCTACTCCTCAGAACAAGCCAATGACCTGGGAAGATATTTTTATTCAGCAGGAAAATGATTCAATTTTTAAACAGAATGTAACAGATGGCAGTACTGAGTTTGAATTTATAATACCAGAATCTTACTGA